Below is a window of Candidatus Omnitrophota bacterium DNA.
GAGCGTTCGCCCTGACAGATCCGGATGAGACGTTTTACGCCCAGACGGCAAAAGAGATGGTTGATAGGGGCGAATGGCATACCCCGTATCTTTACGGCAAACCCCAGTTTGAAAAACCCATACTCTTGTACTGGCTTGTCGAGGCGTCGTTCAGGGCCTTTGGAGTCAACGAGTTTGCCGCCCGCCTGCCGTCGGCGGTCTTCGCCCTCTTTGGAATAATGGCGATATATTTTTTAGGGTCGCTCCTCTTTAATAAAAGGGTCGGAATGTTGTCGGCTGTCATTCTCGCCGCCAGCGTGGAATATGTGGTGCTTTCAAGGGCGTGTGTCACAGACATGGTGCTGACCGTTTTCATGCTTTTGGGCGCGTTATTATTTTTCTACGGTCAGATAAGGAACAAGGCATATTATTATATTCTGTCGGGCGGTTTCTTCGCTCTTGCCGTCCTCACCAAAGGCCCTGTGGCTATAATGCTGCCGGCTGTAGCGATAGGCCTGTATCTTTTATTCGTAAGGGATTTCAGGATATTCAAAAGCATGTCTCTTGTCTGGATAGCGCTCGCGTTTATCATAGTAGCGGCTCCCTGGTATATCCTGATGTATAAGATCCACGGCAATAGTTTCATAGACGCGTTCTTTGGCTTCCACAATGTCAACAGGTTCCTGGAGGCGGAACATAAGATAGGCTCCCAGTGGTATTATAATATACCGATCGTCTTCGGCGGGTTCTTCCCATGGAGCGTATTTTTGCCGTTCGGTCTCTGGCACGCGTTCAAGAAATCTTTCCGCAATAGTTCGCCGGAAAACGGTCATCTGGTATTCGCTGCCCTGTGGTTCTTCGTCATATTCATCTTCTTTTCCATATCGAGCACGAAACTTCCGACGTATATATTCCCTTCATTTATAGGCCTGGCGCTTATAGTGGCCGTATTGTGGGACGATCTCTTGCAGAAGACGGTTGAGAAAAGCATCGTCCTGGGTATGAAGATCTCCCAATATTTATTGCTGGTTGTCGTTATAGTGGGCTCTATAGGCGCTCTTATCTATTTAAAATTCGATTACCCGTCGATCCTGCCGGGCATTGCGATAGGGTGCGCGCTCCTTATCATCGGCATGATACTGTCGACGGCCGCTTTTGCGAAAAAAATATATGCCCGCGCATTTCTTCTTATAGTCTGTTCTGTCCTGGCGTTCGCGTATCCCATGAGCGCCCTCGTCCTGCCTCAGATAGAGAGATTTGAGACGAGTAAAGAGATATCGGAAGTGCTGTCGACCGTGATGAAAAAAGGTGAGGCGCTTGGCTGTGAGAGCAACTATCAGGAGGGGCTCGCGTTTTATACAGGTGTATTTCCGGTCAATATTGATAAACATCATGACCTCGTTAATTTTATGGGCTCGAAAGAACGCATATGGTGCGTTTTGAAAGAAAAGAATTACAACCAGCTTTATGACCTCGATACGAAGCCTTTCTATACGAAGCCCTCCTTTATGATATACAAGCTCGGGAAGAAAGCCGTTGTCACCAATAAGATGCCCGAAGACGGGAAATATATTCTCATGCGGGAGAGGACCAAATGACGCGTTATAACATATCCTTCGTTTTGCCTATGTTCAACGAATCCGATAACATAACGGATACGTTAAGCAGGGTCTCGAGCCTCGCGGGGGAGATATGCGGAGACTACGAGATAGTTGTCGTTGACGACGCGTCCACGGATAAAAGCTGTGATGTGGTCGCGGTCCTTGCCGCGAAAGATCCGCGCATAAGGCTGATACGGCTTAAAGAAAATTCCAAATTCGGCGGCGCGCTGGCTGCGGGGCTGAAGAACGCCGCGAAGGATATCGTGCTATATACCGATTCCGATTTTCCCGCGAAAGAGGCGGATATCAAGAAAGCCCTGGAACTTCTGGAGGGGGCGGATGTAGTGACCGCCTACAGCCTTGTGCTGAAAGATTCCAGCATTAAGAGGATAGTCATGTCGAAGGTTTATAATTTTTTAGTCAGGGCCTTATTCGGCTTAAAGATCAGGGATATCAATTCCGGACTCAAGATATACAGGCGTAAAGTCCTTGAGGGGCTTGACCTGAAGTCAAGGAGCCCGTTTATAGATGTGGAGATATTCGCGGAGGCCGCGAGAAGGGGTTTCAAGATAAGGCAGTACGGGCTCATATTCGATCTTCGCGTCAAAGGGAGCTCGACGATATCGAGGATGAGCGTGGTGGCAAGGACATTCTGGGACATGCTTGCATATAGGTTCCGCATATGAGGTATCTCATAGTGAGCGCCGATGATCTGGGCCTGACGAAGAGCGTGAACGAAGGTATCGTAAGGGCTCACAAAGAGGGCATAGTCACATCGTTCAATCTCGTGCCGTCCGGCGAGGCGTTCGAAGACGCCGTTGGCCTGCTGAAGTCCATTAAGATAGAAGAGGCCGGAGCGCATCT
It encodes the following:
- a CDS encoding glycosyltransferase family 39 protein, which produces MMIDNISKKTVAAVLVLAALSFYLFFFRLGAFALTDPDETFYAQTAKEMVDRGEWHTPYLYGKPQFEKPILLYWLVEASFRAFGVNEFAARLPSAVFALFGIMAIYFLGSLLFNKRVGMLSAVILAASVEYVVLSRACVTDMVLTVFMLLGALLFFYGQIRNKAYYYILSGGFFALAVLTKGPVAIMLPAVAIGLYLLFVRDFRIFKSMSLVWIALAFIIVAAPWYILMYKIHGNSFIDAFFGFHNVNRFLEAEHKIGSQWYYNIPIVFGGFFPWSVFLPFGLWHAFKKSFRNSSPENGHLVFAALWFFVIFIFFSISSTKLPTYIFPSFIGLALIVAVLWDDLLQKTVEKSIVLGMKISQYLLLVVVIVGSIGALIYLKFDYPSILPGIAIGCALLIIGMILSTAAFAKKIYARAFLLIVCSVLAFAYPMSALVLPQIERFETSKEISEVLSTVMKKGEALGCESNYQEGLAFYTGVFPVNIDKHHDLVNFMGSKERIWCVLKEKNYNQLYDLDTKPFYTKPSFMIYKLGKKAVVTNKMPEDGKYILMRERTK
- a CDS encoding glycosyltransferase family 2 protein, producing the protein MTRYNISFVLPMFNESDNITDTLSRVSSLAGEICGDYEIVVVDDASTDKSCDVVAVLAAKDPRIRLIRLKENSKFGGALAAGLKNAAKDIVLYTDSDFPAKEADIKKALELLEGADVVTAYSLVLKDSSIKRIVMSKVYNFLVRALFGLKIRDINSGLKIYRRKVLEGLDLKSRSPFIDVEIFAEAARRGFKIRQYGLIFDLRVKGSSTISRMSVVARTFWDMLAYRFRI